Proteins encoded in a region of the Triticum dicoccoides isolate Atlit2015 ecotype Zavitan chromosome 3A, WEW_v2.0, whole genome shotgun sequence genome:
- the LOC119271639 gene encoding uncharacterized protein LOC119271639 yields the protein MRAQAVVLAYSLLASALLCRRAAASPAFIVGKLVMGGLELRRPVMDTMTANQSTPLQLSTAASDGNVDGLHPNWLSLLPEITSPLDRNHPFGEQGIVLDHLLVFLVLFVVYIFR from the exons ATGAGGGCACAAGCTGTCGTGCTCGCCTACTCGCTGTTGGCGTCCGCGCTGCTGTGCCGGAGAGCCGCGGCCTCGCCGGCGTTCATCGTCGGGAAGCTCGTCATGGGCG GGCTGGAGTTACGCCGTCCCGTGATGGACACCATGACGGCGAATCAGTCAACACCACTGCAACTTTCGACGGCGGCGAGCGATGGAAATGtggacggactccatccgaactggtTGTCTTTGCTCCCGGAAATAACCTCACCGCTGGACCGGAACCATCCCTTTGGCGAACAAGGGATCGTGCTCGATCACTTGCTCGTGTTTTTGGTGCTCTTTGTTGTGTACATCTTCCGCTGA